A portion of the Sabethes cyaneus chromosome 3, idSabCyanKW18_F2, whole genome shotgun sequence genome contains these proteins:
- the LOC128744135 gene encoding dihydroorotate dehydrogenase (quinone), mitochondrial-like, producing MNARKWKYQPTRSALRKNKLVQNQTSSKASHPNDPFDYSPQPAQSHCSIMNPVRSLLKVTALGAATFSITCLYKGNERFYENIFMPIVRLAPPETAHHLAVFGLKLGLIRPGYQDPGVLRTQLMNMVLRNPVGIAAGFDKHGEAVCGLHLLGFGFVEVGSVTPQPQPGHSRPRVFRLYEDKAIVNRYGFNSDGHKVVYERLKEARQKCGEDVVLGINLGKNKLSKDAIRDYVKGVKRFSGLADYLVINISSPNTPGLRTMQNKSTLFVLLSEVLKVRSSLPLAEQRPIMVKLAPDLSDEDIQEIVTVVCSKACAVDGLIVSNTTIERPSSLKSINAGQLGGLSGQPLFQRSTQLVAKVYKWTEGKIPIIGVGGIFSGRDAYNKILAGASAVQLYTAFIYHGPPIVIRVKQELEELLKADGYDSVQQAVGKGVDQILQS from the exons ATGAATgcacgaaaatggaaataccaACCAACCAG ATCAGCTTTACGAAAAAATAAACTAGTGCAAAATCAGACCAGCAGTAAAGCTTCTCATCCGAACGATCCTTTTGATTATTCTCCACAGCCAGCTCAATCACACTGCTCAATCATGAATCCAGTTCGCTCTCTATTGAAGGTAACAGCGCTCGGAGCAGCAACCTTTAGCATCACCTGCCTGTACAAGGGAAATGAAAGGttctacgaaaacattttcatgccgatcgttCGGCTCGCTCCGCCGGAAACTGCTCATCATCTGGCGGTGTTCGGCCTGAAGCTGGGATTGATTCGACCCGGATATCAAGATCCCGGCGTTCTGCGCACCCAGCTGATGAATATGGTTCTGCGCAATCCGGTCGGTATCGCTGCCGGTTTTGACAAACACGGCGAAGCGGTCTGTGGACTGCATCTGCTTGGGTTCGGCTTTGTGGAGGTCGGATCGGTTACGCCCCAGCCGCAGCCGGGACACTCGAGACCGCGAGTGTTTCGGCTGTATGAGGATAAGGCGATTGTCAATAG GTACGGATTTAATAGTGATGGCCACAAAGTGGTCTACGAGCGGCTGAAAGAAGCTCGCCAAAAGTGTGGCGAAGATGTTGTGTTAGGAATAAATTTAGGAAAAAATAAGCTTTCTAAGGATGCGATCCGCGATTACGTGAAAGGAGTGAAACGATTTAGTGGCTTAGCTGATTATCTCGTTATCAATATAAGTAGCCCGAATACGCCCGGTTTGAGGACTATGCAAAACAAAAGTACGCTTTTCGTATTGTTGAGTGAAGTCCTGAAGGTACGGAGTTCCCTGCCGCTGGCAGAACAAAGACCTATTATGGTGAAACTGGCACCGGACTTGTCCGATGAAGACATCCAGGAGATAGTCACAGTTGTATGCAGCAAAGCATGTGCCGTCGACGGACTAATCGTATCGAATACAACCATCGAAAGGCCATCTAGTCTGAAGAGCATCAATGCCGGCCAGCTGGGCGGCTTGAGTGGGCAGCCATTGTTCCAAAGATCTACCCAACTGGTGGCCAAGGTGTACAAATGGACCGagggaaagattcccatcatcGGCGTTGGAGGGATTTTCAGCGGTCGCGATGCGTACAATAAAATTCTGGCCGGTGCCAGCGCGGTTCAACTATATACGGCGTTTATTTACCATGGACCACCGATTGTGATACGAGTCAAACAGGAGCTTGAGGAGCTACTGAAAGCGGACGGGTACGACAGCGTGCAGCAAGCCGTCGGCAAGGGCGTAGATCAGATCTTACAAAGTTGA
- the LOC128744137 gene encoding dihydroorotate dehydrogenase (quinone), mitochondrial-like — protein MNARKWKYQPTRSALRKNKLVQNQTSSKASHPNDPFDYSPQPAQSHCSIMNPVRSLLKVTALGAATFSITCLYKGNERFYENIFMPIVRLAPPETAHHLAVFGLKLGLIRPGYQDPGVLRTQLMNMVLRNPVGIAAGFDKHGEAVCGLHLLGFGFVEVGSVTPQPQPGHSRPRVFRLYEDEAIVNRYGFNSDGHKVIYERLKEVRQKCGEDVLGINLGKNKLSKDAIRDYVKGVKRFCGLADYLVINISSPNTPGLRTMQNKSTLFVLLSEVLKVRSSLPLAEQRPIMVKLAPDLSDEDIQEIVTVVCSKACAVDGLIVSNTTIERPSSLKSINAGQLGGLSGQPLFQRSTQLVAKVYKWTEGKIPIIGVGGIFSGRDAYNKILAGASAVQLYTAFIYHGPPIVIRVKQELEELLKADGYDSVQQAVGKGVDQILQS, from the exons ATGAATgcacgaaaatggaaataccaACCAACCAG ATCAGCTTTACGAAAAAATAAACTAGTGCAAAATCAGACCAGCAGTAAAGCTTCTCATCCGAACGATCCTTTTGATTATTCTCCACAGCCAGCTCAATCACACTGCTCAATCATGAATCCAGTTCGCTCTCTATTGAAGGTAACAGCGCTCGGAGCAGCAACCTTTAGCATCACCTGCCTGTACAAGGGAAATGAAAGGttctacgaaaacattttcatgccgatcgttCGGCTCGCTCCGCCGGAAACTGCTCATCATCTGGCGGTGTTCGGCCTGAAGCTGGGATTGATTCGACCCGGATATCAAGATCCCGGCGTTCTGCGCACCCAGCTGATGAATATGGTTCTGCGCAATCCGGTCGGTATCGCTGCCGGTTTTGACAAACACGGCGAAGCGGTCTGTGGACTGCATCTGCTTGGGTTCGGCTTTGTGGAGGTCGGATCGGTTACGCCCCAGCCGCAGCCGGGACACTCGAGACCGCGAGTGTTTCGGCTGTATGAGGATGAGGCGATTGTCAATAG atacGGATTTAATAGCGATGGCCACAAAGTGATCTATGAGCGGCTGAAAGAAGTTCGTCAAAAGTGTGGCGAAGATGTTTTAGGAATAAATTtaggaaaaaataaactttcaAAGGATGCGATCCGCGATTACGTGAAAGGAGTGAAAAGATTTTGTGGCTTAGCTGATTATCTTGTTATCAATATAAGTAGCCCGAATACGCCCGGTTTGAGGACTATGCAAAACAAAAGTACGCTTTTCGTATTATTGAGTGAAGTCCTGAAGGTACGGAGTTCGCTGCCGCTGGCAGAACAACGACCTATTATGGTGAAACTGGCACCGGACTTGTCCGATGAAGACATCCAGGAGATAGTCACAGTTGTATGCAGCAAAGCATGTGCCGTCGACGGACTAATCGTATCGAATACAACCATCGAAAGGCCATCTAGTCTGAAGAGCATCAATGCCGGCCAGCTGGGCGGCTTGAGTGGGCAGCCATTGTTCCAAAGATCTACCCAACTGGTGGCCAAGGTGTACAAATGGACCGagggaaagattcccatcatcGGCGTTGGAGGGATTTTCAGCGGTCGCGATGCGTACAATAAAATTCTGGCCGGTGCCAGCGCGGTTCAACTATATACGGCGTTTATTTACCATGGACCACCGATTGTGATACGAGTCAAACAGGAGCTTGAGGAGCTACTGAAAGCGGACGGGTACGACAGCGTGCAGCAAGCTGTCGGCAAGGGCGTAGATCAGATCTTACAAAGTTGA
- the LOC128744141 gene encoding LOW QUALITY PROTEIN: dihydroorotate dehydrogenase (quinone), mitochondrial-like (The sequence of the model RefSeq protein was modified relative to this genomic sequence to represent the inferred CDS: inserted 2 bases in 1 codon) produces MNAVRAALTDKLRSLLKVTALGAATFSITCLYKGNERFYENIFMPIVRLAPPETAHHLAVFGLKLGLIRPGYQDPGVLRTQLMNMVLRNPVGIAAGFDKXGEAVCGLHLLGFGFVEVGSVTPQPQPGHSRPRVFRLYEDEAIVNRYGFNSDGHKVIYERLKEVRQKCGEDVLGINLGKNKLSKDAIRDYVKGVKRFCGLADYLVINISSPNTPGLRTMQNKSTLFVLLSKVLKVRSSLPLAEQRPIMVKLAPDLSDEDIQEIVTVVCSKACAVDGLIVSNTTIERPSSLKSINAGQLGGLSGQPLFQRSTQLVAKVYKWTEGKIPIIGVGGIFSGRDAYNKILAGASAVQLYTAFIYHGPPIVIRVKQELEELLKADGYDSVQQAVGKGVDQILQS; encoded by the exons aTGAATGCAGTTCGCGCCGCTCTAACG GATAAGCTGCGCTCTCTATTGAAGGTAACAGCGCTCGGAGCAGCAACCTTTAGCATCACCTGCCTGTACAAGGGAAATGAAAGGttctacgaaaacattttcatgccgatcgttCGGCTCGCTCCGCCGGAAACTGCTCATCATCTGGCGGTGTTCGGCCTGAAGCTGGGATTGATTCGACCCGGATATCAAGATCCCGGCGTTCTGCGCACCCAGCTGATGAATATGGTTCTGCGCAATCCGGTCGGTATCGCTGCCGGTTTTGACAA CGGCGAAGCGGTCTGTGGACTGCATCTGCTTGGGTTCGGCTTTGTGGAGGTCGGATCGGTTACGCCCCAGCCGCAGCCGGGACACTCGAGACCGCGAGTGTTTCGGCTGTATGAGGATGAGGCGATTGTCAATAG atacGGATTTAATAGCGATGGCCACAAAGTGATCTATGAGCGGCTGAAAGAAGTTCGTCAAAAGTGTGGCGAAGATGTTTTAGGAATAAATTtaggaaaaaataaactttcaAAGGATGCGATCCGCGATTACGTGAAAGGAGTGAAAAGATTTTGTGGCTTAGCTGATTATCTTGTTATCAATATAAGTAGCCCGAATACGCCCGGTTTGAGGACTATGCAAAACAAAAGTACGCTTTTCGTATTATTGAGTAAAGTCCTGAAGGTACGGAGTTCGCTGCCGCTGGCAGAACAACGACCTATTATGGTGAAACTGGCACCGGACTTGTCCGATGAAGACATCCAGGAGATAGTCACAGTTGTATGCAGCAAAGCATGTGCCGTCGACGGACTAATCGTATCGAATACAACCATCGAAAGGCCATCTAGTCTGAAGAGCATCAATGCCGGCCAGCTGGGCGGCTTGAGTGGGCAGCCATTGTTCCAAAGATCTACCCAACTGGTGGCCAAGGTGTACAAATGGACCGagggaaagattcccatcatcGGCGTTGGAGGGATTTTCAGCGGTCGCGATGCGTACAATAAAATTCTGGCCGGTGCCAGCGCGGTTCAACTATATACGGCGTTTATTTACCATGGACCACCGATTGTGATACGAGTCAAACAGGAGCTTGAGGAGCTACTGAAAGCGGACGGGTACGACAGCGTGCAGCAAGCCGTCGGCAAGGGCGTAGATCAGATCTTACAAAGTTGA